One window from the genome of [Clostridium] celerecrescens 18A encodes:
- a CDS encoding winged helix-turn-helix domain-containing protein: MALNDDVVFNRETLYERIWGMEAMGDNASVAVHINRLRDKIEEDPGVYPDGAGCGLSA; this comes from the coding sequence ATGGCACTCAACGATGATGTGGTCTTCAACCGGGAAACGCTTTACGAGCGTATCTGGGGTATGGAGGCTATGGGAGATAATGCCTCTGTCGCCGTCCACATCAACCGGCTGAGGGACAAAATAGAGGAAGATCCAGGCGTATATCCAGACGGTGCGGGGTGCGGGTTATCGGCTTAA
- a CDS encoding GNAT family N-acetyltransferase has product MKMDISVSNEIPNAQEYNNLRIISGLSPKDEAASEVGFKNSIYIVTLRDSDKLIGMGRIIGDKGCFYHIVDIAVAPSYQGKGLGKRIMSEINTYLENNIPKNSYVSLIADIPADELYKKFGFVYSAPKSVGMVKKI; this is encoded by the coding sequence ATGAAAATGGATATATCCGTTTCAAATGAAATTCCAAATGCACAGGAATATAATAATTTACGAATAATTTCTGGATTGAGTCCAAAAGATGAAGCGGCTTCAGAAGTGGGATTTAAAAATTCTATCTATATTGTTACTTTAAGGGACTCTGATAAACTAATTGGCATGGGAAGAATTATAGGGGATAAAGGATGCTTTTATCATATCGTGGACATTGCTGTTGCCCCCTCATACCAGGGAAAAGGACTAGGTAAACGGATTATGTCAGAAATAAATACATACCTGGAGAATAACATTCCGAAAAATTCTTATGTTAGCCTGATTGCTGATATACCGGCGGATGAACTATATAAAAAATTTGGATTTGTGTATTCGGCTCCAAAGTCTGTTGGCATGGTGAAAAAAATATAA
- a CDS encoding Cfr family 23S rRNA (adenine(2503)-C(8))-methyltransferase, translating to MKQTKTKYKIMKQIVSDLRLPEYRYKQITNAIFHQRIDNFDHMQILPKELRMALVNEFGNRVSSVKPVFIQDSKQVEKLLFELTDGEKIEAVGLKYKQGWESFCISTQCGCGFGCRFCATGSAGFKRNLTADEITDQLLYFLFNSHKLNSVSFMGMGEAFANPELFEAVKILTDQSLFGLGQRRITVSTIGIIPGIQRLTREFPQVNLTFSLHSPFDKQRNDLMPINRRFPLNEVMKTLDEHIIHTGRRVFIAYIMLEGINDTKDHAEAVVSLLKSRGSWGHLYHIDLIPYNSTDKTTFKFQSSSAIRQFGGTLKRAGISVTIRTQFGSEISAACGQLHYENE from the coding sequence GTGAAACAGACAAAAACAAAATATAAAATAATGAAACAAATAGTATCAGATTTGAGATTACCTGAGTATAGGTACAAACAGATTACAAATGCAATTTTTCATCAAAGAATAGATAATTTTGATCATATGCAGATACTGCCAAAAGAGTTAAGGATGGCGTTAGTAAATGAATTTGGGAATCGTGTATCAAGTGTAAAACCTGTTTTTATACAAGATTCCAAACAAGTTGAAAAATTGCTGTTCGAATTAACTGATGGAGAAAAAATAGAAGCAGTTGGATTAAAATATAAGCAGGGGTGGGAATCGTTTTGTATATCTACCCAATGCGGCTGTGGTTTTGGCTGTCGCTTTTGTGCAACGGGAAGTGCTGGTTTTAAACGTAATCTTACTGCTGATGAAATAACAGACCAATTACTTTACTTCCTATTTAATTCCCATAAGCTCAATAGTGTTTCGTTTATGGGAATGGGTGAGGCTTTTGCAAATCCGGAGTTATTTGAAGCAGTAAAAATTTTAACGGATCAGAGTTTATTTGGATTAGGGCAGCGAAGAATTACTGTTTCAACAATTGGCATTATACCGGGAATTCAAAGATTGACCAGAGAATTTCCACAAGTGAATCTGACATTTTCCCTTCATTCACCATTTGATAAGCAACGAAACGATTTAATGCCTATCAATAGACGATTTCCATTGAATGAAGTAATGAAAACATTAGATGAACATATCATTCATACGGGCCGGCGAGTGTTTATTGCTTATATTATGCTTGAAGGAATTAATGATACCAAAGATCATGCAGAAGCAGTTGTAAGTTTATTGAAAAGCCGAGGTTCATGGGGGCATTTATATCACATTGATCTAATCCCTTATAATTCTACGGATAAGACAACTTTTAAATTTCAATCTTCAAGTGCTATCAGGCAATTTGGCGGTACCCTGAAGAGGGCCGGTATAAGCGTGACGATCAGAACGCAATTTGGTTCTGAAATTAGCGCTGCATGCGGACAGCTGCATTATGAAAATGAATGA
- a CDS encoding YARHG domain-containing protein, giving the protein MNKKGVVKLSNMRYLYYGLGILIGCFVLWISLIEGKRLHYLDMEIMPAKQSFVINVGANGEGVDIFAAEKGVHVSVSYTGRLEEQQTRLIIEGSIRGKTSDSTPIHLFMFSLDNTDNWQWELLSSVGLSSIHYSQGEMANIRGYLYLFAVIIFGVLGVFQLLKNNRKKRSYAKERLLEFKDDPVNQAAFEAGKRWFLIHDRRRYWNRCLILLFACGSGFYIFQEYLYEWVFLNSLDYIGTVFILSLVILSLGVTLRVYWAKKHMEVLTKENRPLTAAAAFLMEAAYGSYRYPSYYKKQIHNAAVGFARAGRFEQALKLADNDWKGVHEKKLMQLVHSNLCFVCYIGLGWQGDAEAEYLYQKQLVNNYPKLKRIGEAMLLLSEIRKAYMDQKFGQVEAYVNVYCDRFPDAYHRIPLMPIQMNVYKQAGEMDKAKNICGNLLSYSPENKAVREAMGYGACTYAESPGFLKDKAGLVCRIVLTGVLGIYTVLFGILMLMGSHHWGSNKTIVYEETKAEEFLPQTNATEKAEAESMETEMSETEQEPAFPASDSQAPGFELDLPKEWNRLAVRNEFKGGCSYHQKKSFDLMGDGVLFYIQAYPDCSYVNLPDYEIWGYDGPYVYVMSLPTDVTFYMDDNAIMEEYNKMHGEISQIRDTFRIQSDTAKYDGSEFVFPNSSDSLLQEPDLWNLSASQLRIARNEIYARHGRRFADEELQRYFNQCSWYEGTIDPNDFKEDVLNETERFNVRLIHEQQKRME; this is encoded by the coding sequence ATGAATAAAAAAGGCGTAGTAAAGTTAAGCAATATGCGTTACCTGTATTATGGGTTAGGCATCTTGATCGGCTGCTTTGTATTGTGGATTTCTTTGATTGAAGGAAAGCGGCTGCATTATTTAGATATGGAAATTATGCCGGCAAAGCAGAGCTTTGTAATCAATGTAGGGGCAAATGGCGAGGGTGTTGATATTTTTGCTGCGGAAAAAGGCGTTCATGTTTCGGTCAGTTATACAGGCAGGTTGGAAGAGCAGCAGACGAGACTGATAATAGAGGGAAGTATCAGGGGAAAAACTTCAGACAGCACGCCAATCCATCTTTTTATGTTTAGCCTTGACAATACAGATAATTGGCAATGGGAACTGTTAAGTTCTGTGGGGTTGTCTTCGATTCACTATAGTCAGGGAGAGATGGCAAATATTCGGGGGTACCTCTACCTGTTTGCCGTTATCATATTTGGGGTACTGGGTGTTTTTCAACTTTTAAAAAATAATCGTAAAAAGAGAAGCTATGCAAAAGAAAGATTACTGGAATTTAAGGATGACCCAGTGAATCAGGCAGCATTTGAGGCAGGGAAGCGGTGGTTTTTAATCCATGACAGAAGACGATACTGGAACCGATGCCTGATATTATTATTTGCCTGCGGATCAGGTTTTTACATTTTCCAGGAATATTTATACGAGTGGGTCTTTCTGAATTCATTAGACTACATAGGAACTGTTTTTATATTAAGCCTGGTGATTTTGAGTTTAGGCGTTACTTTGAGAGTTTATTGGGCAAAAAAGCATATGGAGGTACTTACAAAAGAGAACCGGCCCCTTACAGCGGCGGCAGCTTTTTTAATGGAGGCAGCCTATGGTTCCTATCGGTATCCGTCTTACTATAAGAAACAGATACATAATGCTGCCGTCGGATTTGCCAGGGCTGGAAGATTTGAGCAGGCACTGAAGCTGGCAGATAATGACTGGAAGGGCGTTCATGAAAAGAAATTGATGCAGCTGGTTCACAGCAATCTATGCTTCGTATGCTACATAGGGCTGGGATGGCAAGGAGATGCCGAAGCAGAATATTTATACCAGAAGCAGCTTGTTAATAATTATCCCAAATTAAAAAGAATTGGAGAGGCAATGCTTCTGTTGTCTGAAATCAGGAAGGCTTATATGGATCAGAAATTTGGACAGGTGGAAGCCTATGTGAATGTATATTGTGACCGTTTTCCAGATGCATATCATCGCATACCGCTTATGCCCATTCAGATGAATGTTTATAAACAAGCAGGTGAAATGGATAAGGCGAAAAATATCTGCGGGAATCTGCTTTCATACAGCCCTGAAAATAAAGCAGTCAGGGAGGCAATGGGATATGGAGCTTGTACCTATGCGGAATCTCCAGGCTTTCTCAAAGATAAGGCCGGCCTAGTGTGCCGGATTGTTTTAACCGGAGTACTTGGTATTTACACGGTACTGTTTGGAATCCTTATGCTAATGGGGTCACATCATTGGGGATCAAATAAAACGATAGTATATGAAGAGACGAAAGCCGAAGAATTCCTACCGCAAACAAATGCCACAGAGAAGGCAGAAGCTGAGTCTATGGAAACAGAGATGTCTGAAACGGAGCAGGAGCCGGCTTTTCCGGCTTCTGACTCTCAGGCGCCAGGCTTTGAACTGGATTTGCCAAAAGAATGGAATCGCCTGGCAGTCAGAAATGAGTTTAAAGGAGGATGCAGCTACCATCAGAAAAAATCCTTTGATTTGATGGGGGATGGAGTACTATTCTATATTCAGGCGTACCCGGACTGCAGCTATGTTAATCTGCCTGATTATGAAATATGGGGGTATGATGGTCCCTATGTATATGTAATGTCACTGCCCACGGATGTGACATTTTATATGGATGACAATGCCATAATGGAGGAATACAATAAAATGCATGGTGAAATCAGTCAAATCAGGGATACTTTCCGGATTCAGTCTGATACAGCAAAATATGACGGATCAGAATTTGTATTTCCTAACAGCAGCGATAGCCTGTTGCAGGAGCCCGATTTATGGAACCTTTCAGCCAGTCAGCTGCGGATTGCAAGAAACGAGATTTATGCAAGGCATGGCAGGCGGTTTGCTGATGAAGAATTGCAGAGGTATTTTAATCAATGCAGCTGGTATGAAGGAACGATTGATCCAAATGATTTTAAGGAAGATGTGCTGAATGAAACAGAGCGTTTCAATGTCCGTTTGATTCATGAACAGCAGAAACGTATGGAGTAG
- a CDS encoding helix-turn-helix domain-containing protein, giving the protein MSRQRTIEKIMESEYVSIGELVRLTNTRYSTLKFYTEEGMLPFEQAETNLTRRFKREEAITRIEEIREMHQNGKTIPQIKELLQEPAKGQE; this is encoded by the coding sequence ATGTCAAGGCAACGAACAATTGAAAAAATAATGGAATCAGAATATGTATCAATCGGAGAATTGGTACGACTGACCAATACCAGATACAGCACCCTAAAGTTCTATACAGAAGAGGGGATGCTGCCTTTTGAACAGGCAGAAACGAATCTGACCAGGAGATTCAAACGTGAAGAAGCAATCACCCGTATAGAGGAAATAAGGGAAATGCATCAGAACGGCAAAACCATACCGCAGATAAAGGAACTGCTTCAGGAACCTGCGAAAGGTCAGGAATAA
- a CDS encoding Lsa family ABC-F type ribosomal protection protein encodes MSLINVANLTFAYEGSYDNIFENVSFQIDTDWKLGFTGRNGRGKTTFLNLLLGKYEYSGSISANVTFEYFPYEVQEQDNFTIDIIREISPNSEDWEIVKELSLLDMDYDALYRQYYTLSKGEQTKALLAAMFLKEKSFLLIDEPTNHLDAEARQKLSDYLKKKKGFILISHDRSFLDNCIDHILSINKTNIEIQKGNFSSWWRNKELQDNFELAENEKLKRDINRLSSSAKRTSTWSDSVESSKHGTTNSGSKLDKGYVGHKAAKMMKRAKNIEARQQNMIEEKSKLLKNIESNESLKLTPSTFHDKKLVELTDVAIKYDDKIVCEGISFTIEQGEKIAVQGKNGSGKSSILKLIYGDDIPHSGVVSKNNKLIISYVSQDTSDLYGDLSEYADKNCIDESLFKSMLRKLDFSREQFEKNIEDFSGGQKKKVLLAKSLCERAHLYIWDEPLNFIDVISRMQIEKLLIEHELTILFVEHDRTFCENVATKTIKL; translated from the coding sequence ATGTCTTTAATAAATGTAGCAAACCTGACCTTTGCTTATGAAGGTAGTTATGATAATATTTTTGAAAATGTCAGCTTTCAGATTGATACCGATTGGAAATTAGGCTTTACCGGAAGAAATGGCAGAGGGAAGACTACTTTTCTAAATCTTTTGCTGGGTAAATACGAATATAGCGGAAGCATTTCAGCGAATGTGACGTTTGAATATTTTCCTTATGAAGTTCAGGAGCAAGATAATTTCACCATAGATATCATAAGGGAGATCAGTCCAAACTCAGAGGATTGGGAGATAGTTAAAGAATTATCATTGTTAGATATGGACTATGACGCTTTATACAGGCAGTATTATACACTATCGAAAGGAGAGCAGACCAAAGCATTGTTGGCTGCCATGTTTTTGAAGGAGAAATCCTTTTTGCTGATCGATGAGCCGACCAACCATTTGGATGCTGAAGCCAGGCAAAAACTGAGTGATTATTTGAAAAAAAAGAAAGGATTTATTCTGATTTCCCATGACAGGTCTTTTTTGGACAATTGTATAGACCATATCTTGTCTATTAATAAAACAAATATTGAAATACAAAAGGGAAATTTTTCTTCATGGTGGAGAAATAAGGAATTACAAGATAATTTTGAACTGGCAGAAAATGAAAAATTAAAAAGGGATATTAACAGACTTTCCAGCTCGGCAAAACGAACATCTACCTGGTCAGACAGTGTTGAAAGCAGTAAGCATGGAACCACTAATTCCGGTAGCAAATTAGATAAAGGATATGTTGGACATAAAGCTGCAAAAATGATGAAGCGTGCTAAAAATATAGAAGCCAGACAACAAAATATGATAGAAGAAAAGTCAAAGCTTCTTAAAAATATTGAATCAAATGAAAGCTTAAAGTTAACACCGTCCACGTTCCATGATAAAAAGCTTGTAGAGCTTACAGATGTTGCTATTAAATATGACGATAAAATTGTCTGTGAAGGAATAAGTTTCACCATTGAGCAAGGTGAAAAGATTGCTGTTCAGGGAAAAAACGGCAGTGGAAAATCAAGTATATTAAAATTGATTTATGGAGATGACATCCCCCATAGTGGAGTTGTAAGTAAGAACAACAAGCTAATCATTTCCTATGTCTCACAAGATACCTCGGATTTATATGGTGATCTATCTGAGTATGCAGATAAAAACTGTATAGATGAGAGTTTATTTAAATCCATGCTTAGAAAACTTGATTTTTCAAGAGAACAGTTTGAAAAGAATATCGAGGATTTTAGCGGAGGACAGAAGAAAAAGGTATTGCTTGCCAAAAGTCTCTGTGAACGGGCGCATTTATATATATGGGATGAACCATTGAACTTTATTGATGTCATTTCCCGTATGCAGATTGAGAAATTATTAATAGAACATGAGCTGACAATTTTGTTTGTCGAGCATGACAGAACGTTTTGTGAAAATGTAGCAACAAAAACAATTAAATTGTAA
- a CDS encoding response regulator: MEDLAGISRILDKNSIALSVDSSGKTIYQYGSATEADGILLDLMLPGIDGFTVCRKLRETLDIPILMFTAR, translated from the coding sequence ATGGAAGATCTGGCTGGGATCAGCAGGATACTGGACAAAAACTCCATAGCGTTATCCGTGGATTCCTCTGGTAAAACTATCTATCAGTACGGGAGTGCAACCGAAGCAGATGGAATCCTGCTTGATCTAATGCTTCCCGGTATTGACGGTTTTACCGTCTGCCGCAAGCTGCGGGAGACACTGGACATTCCTATCCTGATGTTCACGGCACGTTAG
- a CDS encoding cytochrome P450, with product MEVKERIVQDKGLDHTLKLLEEGYLFIKNRMDLYKCNIFETHIMGEKAICISGEEACKIFYNEELFQRKGAMPKRIQKTLFGVNAIQGMDNKAHTQRKLFFMSLMTENHQKELAELFEKEMEASVHKWADMEKVVLFHEVKNVICKIACFWTGVPLPESDVESRADDFCAMVDGLGGVGPRYWKGKAARNRTEEWIRGIIDDVRQEKLIVKDDSALHLMAFHREPDGSQMELQMAAKELINVIRPIVAISTYITFTALAMYEHPECHEELTRGDNNYFEMFVQEVRRFYPFTPFLGARVHKDFVWNQYEFKKGVLVLLDVYGMNHNSKIWSNPDEFLPERFKEQKDRTFSFIPQGGGDPGKGHRCPGEGITIEIMKAGLNFLVNKIDFEVPEQDLTYSLSRIPTLPESGFIIKNIRKKL from the coding sequence ATGGAAGTTAAAGAGCGAATTGTACAGGATAAAGGCTTAGATCACACTCTTAAATTATTGGAAGAAGGATATCTTTTTATAAAAAATAGAATGGATCTTTATAAATGCAATATTTTCGAGACCCATATCATGGGAGAAAAAGCTATTTGCATTAGTGGAGAAGAAGCATGTAAAATTTTTTATAATGAAGAGTTATTTCAACGAAAAGGTGCAATGCCAAAGAGAATACAAAAAACACTGTTTGGAGTTAATGCCATTCAGGGGATGGATAATAAAGCACATACTCAGCGAAAATTATTTTTCATGTCGTTAATGACTGAAAATCATCAAAAGGAACTTGCGGAGCTTTTTGAGAAAGAAATGGAAGCTTCCGTTCATAAATGGGCGGATATGGAAAAAGTTGTACTATTTCACGAAGTTAAAAATGTTATATGCAAGATAGCATGTTTCTGGACTGGAGTTCCATTGCCGGAATCTGATGTAGAAAGCAGGGCAGATGATTTTTGTGCTATGGTTGATGGACTGGGCGGAGTTGGGCCAAGATACTGGAAAGGAAAGGCGGCACGAAATAGAACCGAGGAATGGATAAGAGGAATCATAGACGATGTAAGACAAGAGAAGCTGATAGTAAAAGATGATTCCGCACTTCATTTAATGGCTTTTCACAGAGAGCCTGATGGCAGCCAAATGGAGTTACAGATGGCTGCAAAAGAGCTTATAAACGTAATAAGACCTATTGTCGCTATTTCAACATACATTACTTTTACAGCATTAGCAATGTATGAACATCCTGAGTGTCATGAAGAACTGACTCGTGGTGATAACAATTATTTTGAAATGTTTGTGCAGGAAGTTCGTAGATTCTATCCGTTTACCCCATTTTTAGGAGCAAGGGTACACAAGGACTTTGTCTGGAATCAGTATGAGTTTAAAAAAGGGGTACTTGTATTACTTGATGTTTATGGGATGAATCATAATTCTAAAATATGGAGTAATCCTGATGAATTTCTGCCGGAGCGCTTTAAGGAACAAAAAGACCGGACATTTAGCTTTATCCCGCAAGGCGGCGGCGATCCAGGAAAGGGGCATCGCTGTCCTGGTGAAGGTATTACGATTGAGATAATGAAAGCAGGTTTAAACTTTCTTGTTAATAAAATTGACTTTGAAGTTCCAGAACAAGACTTAACCTACAGCCTTTCAAGAATTCCCACTTTGCCTGAAAGCGGATTTATCATAAAAAATATTAGAAAGAAATTGTAA
- a CDS encoding WD40/YVTN/BNR-like repeat-containing protein, whose product MIEDLKQTLQMPEELYVATSFNLHFKPDGTITSLETYLYGIDDKGKLKTYLISYDGSKSKRATVYLDGSVSEQDKDRKKLQPMLDILKQVNLEEAVQPWGEQEYGLIYYGVRDWGNDSTGIICLDLNEGNQASAETGSNIRGYTVSVFVPGKENEITPKRYLAASKEEEQSGSEAMSEDKPAAINPDEEFQFENGDRFRLNVADAALGSRYYTLECSDDGGINWKVVNLDPFLGQTGVAAGIAFIDEKLGFFCLSHNGGDEAELYRTDDGGKTTEPVQLPYSVMEENLNQDSPFDFPQMPYEEDGILKMVIGQGADGGQEVLYQSEDGGISWEFVMENNDLYRYGRIFSKRTDVIEECIRSGIFTGTCI is encoded by the coding sequence ATGATAGAGGATTTGAAGCAAACGCTTCAAATGCCGGAAGAGCTTTATGTCGCTACCAGTTTTAATCTTCATTTCAAACCAGATGGAACCATAACTTCGTTGGAGACCTATTTGTATGGAATAGATGATAAAGGTAAATTAAAGACCTATCTGATCAGTTATGATGGGAGCAAGTCAAAACGTGCGACTGTGTATTTGGATGGATCAGTATCAGAGCAGGATAAAGACCGTAAGAAATTGCAGCCGATGCTTGATATTCTAAAACAAGTGAATCTGGAAGAAGCTGTGCAGCCGTGGGGGGAACAGGAATACGGCCTCATTTATTACGGAGTGAGGGATTGGGGAAATGATTCGACAGGAATCATTTGTCTGGATTTAAATGAGGGCAATCAGGCGAGCGCTGAGACCGGATCCAATATTCGCGGGTATACAGTTTCTGTGTTTGTTCCTGGCAAAGAAAATGAAATCACGCCAAAACGCTATCTGGCAGCATCAAAGGAGGAGGAGCAATCTGGCAGCGAAGCAATGTCTGAAGATAAGCCTGCCGCAATTAATCCAGATGAAGAATTTCAATTTGAAAATGGTGACCGGTTCCGTCTGAATGTAGCAGATGCCGCTCTTGGCAGCCGTTATTACACCCTGGAGTGCAGTGATGATGGAGGAATAAACTGGAAGGTTGTGAATCTAGACCCGTTTTTAGGTCAGACTGGGGTGGCCGCAGGCATTGCCTTTATTGACGAAAAGCTGGGATTTTTCTGTCTTTCACATAATGGCGGCGATGAGGCAGAGCTATACCGGACAGATGATGGTGGAAAAACAACGGAGCCAGTACAGCTTCCGTATTCCGTTATGGAAGAAAATCTGAACCAGGATTCCCCGTTTGATTTCCCCCAAATGCCATATGAAGAAGATGGGATTCTGAAAATGGTAATAGGACAGGGGGCTGATGGGGGACAAGAGGTACTTTACCAATCAGAAGATGGAGGAATCAGCTGGGAATTTGTAATGGAGAACAACGATCTTTATCGATACGGAAGAATATTTTCCAAACGCACAGATGTGATTGAAGAATGTATTAGATCGGGTATTTTCACAGGGACATGTATATGA
- a CDS encoding HAD-IC family P-type ATPase: MEAPIQGLSTQEVMDRKERGDMGKPPGSITKTKAQVFKENIFTLFNLLNFIIAALLFAVGAYSNMIFIVIIIINIVIGIAQELKAKKLIDELSILNRPKAKLVRDGREIVVETEDIVIDDVMVLESGHQICNDGIVLGGMAEVNESLLTGESDAILKTEGSELFSGSFVVTGKCYAKTTHVGSENYAVKLMEETKKAKRVSSELLGSMKQVTRFTSFLIVPLGILLFLEAIMLRQVLVSDAVVSSSAALLGMLPKGLVLLIAVSLANGVIRLANMKILVQNIYSLETLAHVDVLCLDKTGTITDGKMKVKEVLPLSDSTNKKLSPLIQSYLAASNDNNATFQALQEHFGTNSVYQQTYKVPFSSLRKWGAVSFHTAGTVFIGAAERIMNVLPSDVEHQIEKGCRAVVIGYYNGEWQNERELPDEIEPLCAVILEDNIRKGTAKTLEYFRKEGVEVKVISGDHIKTVSIIAKKAGLEEWENAVDLSSFGEITDYDSICMKYTVFARVTPKQKQLLVMAMKRAGHQVAMTGDGVNDLLALREADCSIAIAEGSDASRQISQIVLLDSDFANLPQVVLEGRKVINHVTRTAGIFFIKTIYSLLLSLFFLLFNMPFPFIPIQITLIDAFIEAYPSFLTIFESNTKRVRSSFLRTALANAAPFALTITAGIIFISLTLPFDTQQRQTIMYMLLILVSMLSVIKSCIPFTKLRIFICVTMVFGAFGALWILPQLFEISAMTRAMLSYIGEVFVGLLLFLALLIGIKQNIEKHDDLG; this comes from the coding sequence ATGGAGGCACCAATACAAGGTCTATCTACGCAGGAAGTAATGGATCGCAAAGAACGGGGAGATATGGGAAAACCACCAGGTTCCATTACAAAAACCAAAGCGCAGGTATTTAAAGAAAACATTTTTACATTATTTAATTTGCTCAATTTTATAATTGCGGCATTGCTTTTCGCTGTCGGTGCTTATTCCAATATGATTTTTATTGTCATTATTATAATCAATATTGTGATCGGGATTGCACAGGAACTGAAAGCAAAAAAACTGATAGACGAGCTGTCGATCTTGAACCGGCCAAAGGCAAAATTGGTAAGAGATGGCAGAGAGATTGTCGTTGAAACCGAGGACATTGTTATAGATGATGTAATGGTACTGGAAAGCGGACATCAAATCTGCAATGACGGGATTGTACTTGGCGGTATGGCAGAAGTTAATGAATCGCTGTTAACCGGCGAGAGTGATGCCATATTAAAGACAGAGGGCAGCGAGCTTTTTTCCGGAAGCTTTGTCGTCACAGGAAAATGCTATGCAAAAACAACGCACGTAGGCAGTGAAAATTATGCCGTAAAGCTTATGGAAGAAACCAAAAAAGCCAAGAGAGTGTCGTCTGAATTGCTCGGTTCCATGAAACAGGTGACCCGCTTTACAAGCTTTCTCATTGTACCGTTGGGGATTCTGTTGTTCCTTGAAGCAATCATGCTCAGGCAAGTATTGGTCTCGGATGCTGTCGTATCTTCTTCGGCGGCACTTTTGGGGATGCTGCCCAAAGGATTGGTGCTCCTGATTGCCGTTTCGCTTGCAAACGGCGTTATCCGTCTGGCAAACATGAAGATTCTGGTCCAGAATATCTATTCCCTGGAGACACTGGCTCATGTGGATGTTCTGTGCCTTGATAAAACGGGAACCATCACAGACGGTAAGATGAAGGTTAAGGAAGTGCTTCCGTTATCTGATTCAACGAATAAAAAACTGTCACCGCTGATTCAGTCTTATCTTGCTGCGAGCAATGATAATAACGCTACCTTTCAGGCTCTTCAAGAGCATTTTGGAACAAATTCCGTGTACCAGCAGACATATAAAGTTCCTTTTTCCTCCCTTCGGAAATGGGGGGCGGTCAGCTTTCACACTGCCGGAACAGTATTCATTGGTGCGGCTGAGAGGATTATGAATGTTTTGCCTTCGGATGTAGAACACCAGATAGAAAAGGGCTGCCGTGCTGTTGTAATAGGCTATTACAATGGCGAATGGCAAAATGAAAGAGAACTGCCGGATGAGATTGAACCGCTGTGCGCCGTTATTTTAGAAGATAACATTCGAAAAGGCACTGCAAAAACGCTGGAGTATTTTCGTAAAGAAGGTGTTGAAGTAAAAGTTATTTCCGGTGATCATATTAAAACAGTGTCTATCATCGCGAAGAAAGCAGGATTAGAGGAATGGGAAAATGCAGTCGATCTGTCCTCCTTTGGAGAGATTACGGATTATGACAGCATATGCATGAAATATACAGTATTCGCCCGGGTGACACCGAAACAAAAGCAGTTGCTTGTGATGGCTATGAAGCGCGCAGGACATCAGGTGGCGATGACTGGTGATGGTGTGAATGATCTTTTGGCCCTTAGAGAAGCAGATTGTTCTATCGCCATAGCCGAAGGCAGTGATGCCAGCCGTCAGATTTCACAGATCGTTTTGTTAGACTCAGATTTTGCGAATCTGCCGCAGGTGGTGTTGGAAGGAAGAAAAGTGATTAATCATGTGACCAGAACAGCAGGGATATTCTTTATTAAGACGATCTATTCTTTGCTACTGTCCCTTTTCTTCCTGCTGTTCAACATGCCTTTTCCGTTTATTCCAATTCAAATTACGCTGATTGATGCCTTTATCGAAGCATATCCATCGTTTCTGACGATTTTTGAATCGAATACAAAGAGGGTTCGCAGCTCTTTCTTAAGGACAGCATTGGCAAATGCTGCACCGTTTGCACTGACAATTACAGCTGGAATCATTTTTATCAGCCTTACCTTACCATTTGATACACAGCAGAGGCAGACGATTATGTACATGCTTTTGATTCTGGTATCTATGCTGTCAGTTATTAAAAGTTGTATTCCATTTACAAAGCTGCGTATATTTATTTGTGTTACAATGGTGTTTGGGGCATTTGGTGCGCTGTGGATATTGCCGCAGTTGTTTGAAATTTCTGCCATGACCAGGGCGATGTTATCTTATATAGGAGAAGTATTTGTAGGGCTCTTGCTATTTTTGGCACTTCTGATCGGTATAAAGCAAAATATTGAGAAACATGATGACCTCGGCTAA